One window of Nicotiana tomentosiformis chromosome 11, ASM39032v3, whole genome shotgun sequence genomic DNA carries:
- the LOC104111900 gene encoding defensin-like protein 1, producing the protein MAKSLVSYTTFLALLLCFLLISSNEMEAAEGKLCRRKSKTFSGYCFISEHCDEECKEKEGAKRGMCIKKSIFRRYCYCYHNCK; encoded by the exons ATGGCAAAGTCACTAGTGAGCTACACAACCTTCCTTGCTCTCCTCTTGTGCTTCCTCCTTATTTCATCCAATG AGATGGAAGCGGCAGAGGGCAAACTTTGTCGAAGGAAGAGCAAGACATTTTCTGGCTATTGCTTTATTAGTGAACACTGCGACGAAGAATGCAAAGAGAAAGAAGGGGCAAAGAGGGGTATGTGCATTAAAAAGAGCATATTTAGACGTTATTGCTACTGCTACCACAACTGCAAATAA